GAATTTGACTGAcagcattatttatttgtttatttattgattactTGTTGATTtctgaacaaacagcaggacctaatgttatttttttaaggcCAAGTCCTGCTTTTATTCTTGTACTTTCACATtggaaacatttctgcttttattctttattgtattctttgttttttattaatattcaCTGCTGTCTGTAGGTGAAATCACAGCTTTATTCTCTACGAAGTATTATGTGATTACTAATGTCATTAAACATGAAGAGCTACAATAATCAAGACTCAAAATATacaaaagtatttatttatttatataatgtaTTTAAGTATATTCAAAAATTGGTAGACAAATCAACAGAGTAcgtataaaaacacaaatacaaaaacagaaagtgaatgTATCTGAAATGAACATGATAATACTGTGTGTAATGCAGGAGTGAAACATACAGATGgtcaaaaatcaacatttacatgatcaGAAACGTTCGAAAggtaataaagaaaaataaacagacttcataaatgtgtttctccGTGTTGGATCACGTTGGCGTCTCCGTGCAGACAGCAGCGAGCAGTTTGGAGTTCAAGTCGATCACAAGTGAGCAGAACTGACTGACCTCCACGAAGTCGCAGCAGACGATGTTGACCCCGGTGACCTCGTCGCCCGGCCGCTGCTTGCTCGCCCAGCGGAGCAGCAGCGAGAGAGCCTTCATCGTCATCTTCCTCATGCTCTggaagggatggaggaggacgtAGGGAGCGTCTTCGGTCAGGTTCAGACCGGTGACGTAGAAAccagctggaaaacaaacaaaaaaatcagcgAAGGGTTAAAGAAATCATGTTATATATGATGaattaaagattaaatcatcttacagtatataaagtagttTAAATTAGCTTAATTTAGTAACAgttcacaaaaataaatcaaatcatggCCCAGAAATAAAGTTTACAGTGTATTAATAGTGCTTTTAATGTGGTAAAGtatttgatttcttcttctacCACTGTTTACCTGGTCTTCCTCCACGCTGCTTCTCCTCCAGGTAGGCGATCACCCTCTCAGGGTCGGGGCTGTCGGCATACCTGGAAACAGAGCGGCCGCCCATGAGGTCAGTtagtttaatgttttaattattttttcatttgctttacAGGTTAAACTTTTAGGTAAGTTTAAGTTTTTGGCTCtaatacagaaacatttaactGAAGATCTCTGGATTTTGGGCTTTTTGGTCGGTTAAAGCAACTGAATTgacatgtttcactgtttttagaCCAATTTTATACACCAAACAATTCATGTATTGAGGAAATAAAGGTACATTACTCATCTTATGCTCATATTAGCTAAACCGCCACCAGGTGCATCagtaaaatgctgtttaaaagTCAATGCAGCTGCAGtaataatatttaaataataaacaacataaagaaatgtgatcAGCGGTTTCATGTCAAACCTAAATTAGCAAAACTAGTCAATTCTGTGTGATAATTCTGGGTTTATGCTTGATTTATGACACATAACTATAGAAAAAtgctgagaaacacattttaaaattggaattatttgtgtatttattcacCAGTAAGGTACTCTAGTCCACAGCTCGGGGTGCTGCATCGCCATCTGCTGGTCATCATAGGAAACAACAACCTGCTGACCTCTGGCCCAACAGGATCGCAGCGTGGGAGTATCCTGTGTATCAGCACATGGACAGATTAAGTattcatcatttatcaaaaCTGTCTTGGATTAATTATCTTGTCACAGCACTAATAGATTAGTTATTGAAACAATTCCcctgtcactgtctctctgcCACAGGTAGTCAAGGTTACCTGTGAAGGGCAGAGTTTGTTTCCGAACAGCTTGACGATGAACTCCACGAGCTGGACGTGATCTTCGTCCGTCAGCGATTCGAAATGTGAGCAGCAGATGATCACGATCTCTTTCGGATGAGCGTCCAGCCAGGTAGCCAGTTCATCCAGagcctcctgcacacacacacacacacacacaaagttcaGGAGCAAAATCCTGATCAAACTACATATAATATGAGGccagtgtgagagtgtgtttacCTTCACAGTGATCAGTGTGTAGATCCCGTGGGCGAAGAACAATTTGCTGCCTCCTTTTGGCTTCCTGGCGATCCGCATGTCCAAGAAACGAATCCCAAGATCACATTGATCACTGAGGACggactgctgcacacacacacacacacacacacacacacacacacacacagacacatacagaaagaggagaaaggaaatgAATATAAAAGATCAACGTGGCTGTAGCAAAGCgaacaacatgttttaacagTTGGTATATgggtatttttgtttattgtcaaATACATCTGGATAAAAAATATTGCTATAAAATAGAAGAAGccataaaatgtaataaaaacaggtCTTATTTGTCTCATTCAGTAATACAATTCATCTTTGgtggtttggagtcactgggtcacaaGATATGGAAGCTAATGAAGAGGAAATCCTGAAATCTcataataaacattaatttaaaattcataaaaaacactaaaatgtaataaaaagagGTGTGTCTTATTTGTCACATTGTGTTATACAATTCGGCGTTGGTTTGGAGACACTGGGTCACAACACATGgaaactcattttaaaaaatgctgaattttcattatAAATATTGATACAAAATAGGAGAAGAtgtaaaatgtctaaaaaaacaGGTGGGCCTTATTTGTCCCATTCAGTAACACAATTCGGCgttggtttggagtcactgggtcacaaACATGGaagctaatgaaaaaaaaaatgaatgtgtggtTTGTACCTGCGTGGTGGCCCAGCGGGAGACACAGGGTC
This genomic interval from Acanthopagrus latus isolate v.2019 chromosome 24, fAcaLat1.1, whole genome shotgun sequence contains the following:
- the LOC119015264 gene encoding PI-PLC X domain-containing protein 1-like isoform X2, giving the protein MEDDERRRLGGNPDWMSRLPGELLDVPLWNLALPGSHDSMSFCLDVSSPVLRSEPGFLRLTDRLFPCCTRPCVSRWATTQSVLSDQCDLGIRFLDMRIARKPKGGSKLFFAHGIYTLITVKEALDELATWLDAHPKEIVIICCSHFESLTDEDHVQLVEFIVKLFGNKLCPSQDTPTLRSCWARGQQVVVSYDDQQMAMQHPELWTRVPYWYADSPDPERVIAYLEEKQRGGRPAGFYVTGLNLTEDAPYVLLHPFQSMRKMTMKALSLLLRWASKQRPGDEVTGVNIVCCDFVEVSQFCSLVIDLNSKLLAAVCTETPT
- the LOC119015264 gene encoding PI-PLC X domain-containing protein 1-like isoform X1; the protein is MEDDERRRLGGNPDWMSRLPGELLDVPLWNLALPGSHDSMSFCLDVSSPVLRSEPGFLRLTDRLFPCCTRPCVSRWATTQQSVLSDQCDLGIRFLDMRIARKPKGGSKLFFAHGIYTLITVKEALDELATWLDAHPKEIVIICCSHFESLTDEDHVQLVEFIVKLFGNKLCPSQDTPTLRSCWARGQQVVVSYDDQQMAMQHPELWTRVPYWYADSPDPERVIAYLEEKQRGGRPAGFYVTGLNLTEDAPYVLLHPFQSMRKMTMKALSLLLRWASKQRPGDEVTGVNIVCCDFVEVSQFCSLVIDLNSKLLAAVCTETPT